One Betaproteobacteria bacterium genomic window carries:
- a CDS encoding trypsin-like peptidase domain-containing protein has product MGRFGWTTLLALMPVTLQAAPDRPDPNYIARISLSVVKVHAHSAQGKTGFGSGVMVGPGEVATNCHVTRDAESISVRKGGIWLAVQAQRANPGRDLCLLTVPATSPIPVAPMRSVSETAAGQTVYAVSFPGGAGSMFASGRIHGLHGFDGSRVIETTTGFNLGSSGGALFDDEGRLLGLTTFRARGSRDNHFYAIPSDWIEELRQQPAQPVAPLGTVLQPFWSEARARQPHFLQAVPLESEEDWEGLQRVAGQWSRVDPADADAWYFLGRAQVKLNRPDAAVPAFQRAVELNPEFGRAWLELGLLYARLGRTAELERVRVSLMSVDEDLEQELVGALGGI; this is encoded by the coding sequence ATGGGTCGATTCGGTTGGACCACGCTCCTTGCCCTGATGCCGGTCACCCTGCAGGCCGCCCCCGACAGGCCCGACCCGAACTACATCGCGCGCATCTCGCTCTCCGTGGTGAAGGTGCACGCCCACTCCGCCCAGGGCAAGACGGGCTTCGGTTCCGGGGTCATGGTCGGCCCGGGTGAAGTGGCGACCAACTGTCACGTGACGCGTGACGCCGAATCGATCAGCGTGCGCAAGGGTGGCATCTGGCTCGCCGTGCAGGCGCAACGCGCCAACCCGGGCCGCGACCTGTGCTTGCTGACCGTGCCCGCCACATCGCCGATCCCGGTCGCACCGATGCGCAGCGTGAGCGAAACTGCGGCGGGTCAGACGGTCTATGCGGTGAGCTTTCCGGGCGGCGCCGGCTCCATGTTCGCGAGCGGCAGAATCCACGGCCTGCACGGCTTCGATGGCTCGCGCGTGATCGAGACCACGACCGGGTTCAACCTGGGGTCGAGCGGCGGTGCATTGTTCGACGACGAGGGTAGGCTCCTGGGCCTTACCACGTTTCGCGCGCGCGGCAGCCGCGACAACCACTTCTATGCGATTCCATCCGACTGGATCGAAGAGCTGCGCCAGCAGCCGGCACAGCCGGTCGCACCGCTCGGCACGGTATTACAGCCGTTCTGGAGCGAGGCCAGGGCGCGTCAGCCGCACTTCCTGCAGGCGGTTCCGCTGGAATCCGAAGAGGACTGGGAAGGGCTGCAGCGGGTCGCCGGACAATGGTCGCGGGTCGATCCGGCCGACGCGGACGCGTGGTACTTCCTGGGTCGCGCTCAGGTGAAACTGAATCGCCCCGACGCGGCCGTGCCGGCGTTCCAGCGTGCGGTGGAACTGAATCCGGAATTCGGCCGCGCTTGGCTCGAACTGGGGCTGCTCTACGCGCGGCTCGGTCGCACTGCCGAGCTGGAGCGCGTGCGCGTGTCCCTGATGTCGGTGGACGAGGATCTCGAACAGGAACTCGTCGGCGCACTCGGCGGTATCTGA
- a CDS encoding DNA polymerase III subunit delta, which translates to MRLTTEQLPRDLRRGVQPLYTVYGAETLLAIESADRIRASARAAGYSERELLSAESGFNWADLRTASQSLSLFGSQRLIELRIPTGKPGSEGAAAIEAYARQLPPDTVTLIVLPEMDWRAVKAAWFVALEAAGVLVAANPVARADLPRWIGERLAAQGQSADEATLRFIADRVEGNLLAARQEVEKLGLLCPPGQLEFADVEQAVLDVARYDPFALGEALFAGDLAFLARMLRGLEAEGVAAPMALWAVADEVRTVVNVATGLARGQTESAALKAARVWGPRQARVARAARSVPLAVLEDALMAAAQIDLVVKGLQRGDAWRELGRLTLALGRAVTERGPRSAPRPG; encoded by the coding sequence GTGCGTCTCACCACCGAGCAGTTGCCGCGGGATCTCAGGCGCGGCGTGCAGCCGCTCTACACCGTTTACGGCGCGGAGACGCTGCTTGCGATCGAGTCCGCCGACCGCATCCGTGCTAGCGCGCGCGCCGCGGGATACAGCGAGCGCGAACTGCTCAGCGCGGAATCCGGATTCAACTGGGCCGACCTGCGCACGGCGAGCCAGAGCCTGTCGCTCTTCGGCAGCCAGCGGCTGATCGAACTGCGCATCCCGACCGGCAAGCCGGGGTCCGAGGGCGCAGCAGCCATCGAAGCGTACGCCCGCCAGCTGCCGCCGGACACCGTCACCCTCATCGTGCTGCCGGAGATGGACTGGCGCGCGGTGAAGGCGGCGTGGTTCGTCGCGCTGGAGGCGGCCGGCGTGCTGGTGGCGGCAAACCCGGTCGCCCGCGCCGATCTCCCGCGCTGGATCGGCGAGCGGCTCGCCGCGCAGGGTCAGAGCGCCGACGAGGCGACGCTCAGGTTCATCGCCGACCGCGTCGAGGGCAACCTGCTCGCCGCGCGGCAGGAGGTGGAAAAACTGGGACTCCTCTGTCCGCCCGGTCAGCTCGAGTTCGCCGACGTGGAGCAGGCGGTGCTCGACGTCGCCCGCTACGACCCCTTCGCACTCGGTGAAGCGCTCTTCGCCGGCGACCTCGCGTTTCTCGCCCGCATGCTGCGCGGCCTCGAAGCGGAGGGAGTCGCCGCCCCGATGGCTTTGTGGGCAGTCGCCGACGAGGTCCGCACCGTAGTGAACGTCGCTACCGGTCTCGCCCGCGGGCAGACCGAGTCCGCCGCCCTCAAGGCGGCCCGCGTCTGGGGACCGCGCCAGGCGCGGGTGGCGCGTGCCGCGCGCAGCGTTCCGCTCGCCGTGCTGGAGGACGCGCTCATGGCGGCGGCGCAGATCGATCTCGTCGTGAAGGGCTTGCAGCGCGGCGACGCCTGGCGCGAACTGGGGCGGTTGACGCTCGCGCTGGGGCGCGCCGTCACCGAGCGCGGGCCCCGCTCCGCGCCGCGGCCGGGCTAG
- a CDS encoding efflux RND transporter permease subunit has translation MIEAVIRAALKQRIVVVVIAVALVAAGIDALRRIAVDAFPDVTNVQVQIAAEVPGRSPVEVERFVTVPLEISMTGLPGLTEMRSVNRNALSQITLVFTDDTDVYFARQLVMERLLEVGERLPPGVKPVLGPVSTGLGEVYQYTLERSDDGATPLTEQELIERRTVQDWVVRPLLRGIPGVAEINSIGGLEKQYQVLVDPNRLRHYGVTLEDVTKALANNNANAGGGVLRRDAEQYLVRGIGLIGSLEDIANIVLKEQDGTPVFVRNVAQVSLGHAVRFGAVIKNGDTESVGGIVLMIRGGNAKDIVTRVKKRVAEINEKGMLPNGLRIVPYYDRTDLVNAAIWTVTKVLMEGIVLVVIVLFLFLGDLRSSLIVVATLIVTPLVTFIAMNKFDLSANLMSLGGLAIAIGMMVDGSVVVVENTFRHLGEAKGSGESRGLVVLRAAVEVGTPVLFGVGIICLVFLPLMTLQGMEGKMFAPLAYVIAIAMFVSLVLSLTLSPVLCSYFLKGGAEHDTRLVRLVKEPYLRVLNWALGRPYTVVFGGVMLLVLSVGAFPLLGTSFIPEMKEGAIVPGINRVTNMSLEESIKLETEAMRLVKEVPGVAMVVSQLGRSENPTDPQPENESTPIATVKVESELPEGWDQNDVAAAIREKLQVLPGVQIIMAQPISDRVDELVTGVRSDVAIKIFGDDIDVLKEKADEVVQLLGTIRGAADVRLERVSGQQYLTVEIDRKAIARHGINVADINDIIETAIQGRVATEVYEGERRFSAAVRFPPEFRNNADKIAQILVRSPNGALIPLKDLATIEVREGPAQVSRETAKRRIVVGANVHGRDLGGFVAELQKAAEEKIALPEGYYFSWGGQFENLQRASQRLMIIIPITIAAIFFLLFLLFNSVRYAAIIILVLPFASIGGIFSLLGTGEYLSVPASVGFITLWGIAVLNGVVLVSYIRNLREEGLGTRAAIVEGCTQRLRPVLMTATVAMLGLIPFLFATGPGSEVQRPLAVVVIGGLITSTLLTLVVLPVLYRMFEEKKIEA, from the coding sequence ATGATCGAGGCCGTCATTCGCGCCGCGCTCAAGCAGCGCATCGTCGTCGTCGTGATCGCAGTGGCACTGGTCGCGGCGGGTATCGACGCCCTGCGGCGGATTGCGGTGGACGCGTTTCCGGACGTCACCAACGTCCAGGTACAGATTGCCGCAGAGGTGCCGGGCCGTTCGCCCGTGGAGGTCGAGCGCTTCGTCACCGTGCCGCTGGAGATCTCGATGACGGGTTTGCCGGGCCTCACCGAGATGCGCTCGGTGAACCGCAACGCGCTCTCGCAGATCACGCTCGTCTTCACCGACGATACCGACGTCTACTTCGCACGGCAGCTCGTGATGGAGCGCCTCCTCGAGGTCGGCGAGCGTCTGCCTCCCGGCGTGAAACCGGTGCTGGGCCCGGTCTCGACCGGTCTGGGCGAGGTGTATCAGTACACGCTCGAGCGCTCCGACGACGGCGCGACCCCGCTCACGGAACAGGAGTTGATCGAGCGGCGCACGGTGCAGGACTGGGTCGTGCGTCCCCTGTTGCGGGGCATTCCGGGTGTTGCCGAGATCAACTCGATCGGCGGGCTCGAGAAGCAGTACCAGGTGCTGGTCGATCCCAACCGTCTGCGGCACTACGGCGTCACGCTCGAGGACGTCACCAAGGCGCTCGCCAACAACAACGCCAACGCCGGTGGCGGCGTGCTGCGCCGGGACGCCGAACAGTATCTCGTGCGCGGCATCGGCCTCATCGGTTCGCTGGAGGACATCGCCAACATCGTGCTCAAGGAGCAGGACGGCACGCCGGTCTTCGTGCGCAACGTGGCGCAGGTGTCGCTCGGCCATGCCGTGCGCTTCGGCGCGGTCATCAAGAACGGCGATACCGAGTCGGTGGGCGGCATCGTGCTGATGATCCGCGGCGGCAACGCGAAGGACATCGTGACGCGCGTCAAGAAGCGGGTGGCCGAGATCAACGAAAAGGGGATGCTGCCGAACGGGCTCAGGATCGTGCCGTACTACGACCGGACGGATCTCGTGAACGCGGCGATCTGGACGGTCACGAAGGTGCTGATGGAAGGCATCGTGCTCGTCGTCATCGTGCTCTTCCTGTTCCTCGGCGACCTGCGCTCCAGCCTCATCGTCGTCGCCACGCTGATCGTGACACCGCTCGTCACCTTCATCGCCATGAACAAGTTCGACCTGTCCGCGAACCTGATGTCGCTCGGCGGGCTTGCCATCGCCATCGGCATGATGGTCGACGGCTCGGTGGTGGTGGTCGAGAACACGTTCCGGCACCTGGGCGAAGCGAAGGGGAGCGGCGAGAGCCGGGGTCTCGTCGTGTTGCGTGCGGCGGTGGAGGTCGGCACACCGGTGCTCTTCGGTGTCGGCATCATCTGCCTCGTCTTTCTTCCCCTGATGACGCTGCAGGGCATGGAGGGCAAGATGTTCGCCCCTCTCGCCTATGTCATCGCGATTGCGATGTTCGTCTCTCTCGTGCTTTCGCTGACGCTTTCTCCGGTCCTGTGTTCGTATTTCCTGAAGGGCGGCGCGGAGCACGACACGCGTCTGGTGCGGCTGGTGAAGGAGCCTTACCTGCGCGTGCTGAACTGGGCGCTGGGGCGGCCGTACACGGTGGTGTTCGGCGGCGTGATGCTGCTCGTGCTGAGCGTGGGCGCGTTTCCGTTGCTCGGCACGTCCTTCATTCCCGAGATGAAGGAAGGTGCGATCGTGCCCGGCATCAACCGGGTGACCAACATGTCGCTCGAGGAATCGATCAAGCTGGAAACCGAGGCGATGCGCCTCGTGAAGGAGGTTCCGGGGGTGGCGATGGTCGTCTCGCAACTGGGCCGCAGCGAGAACCCGACCGATCCGCAGCCGGAAAACGAATCGACGCCGATCGCGACCGTGAAGGTCGAGTCCGAACTGCCGGAGGGCTGGGACCAGAATGATGTGGCCGCGGCGATTCGCGAGAAACTCCAGGTGCTGCCGGGTGTCCAGATCATCATGGCGCAGCCGATCTCGGATCGCGTCGACGAGCTCGTAACCGGCGTGCGATCCGACGTCGCCATCAAGATCTTCGGTGACGACATCGACGTGCTGAAGGAAAAGGCGGACGAGGTCGTACAGCTGCTCGGCACGATTCGCGGCGCCGCAGACGTGCGCCTGGAGCGGGTGAGCGGCCAGCAATACCTCACCGTCGAGATCGACCGCAAGGCCATCGCCCGTCACGGCATCAACGTCGCGGACATCAACGACATCATCGAGACGGCGATCCAGGGACGCGTTGCGACGGAGGTCTACGAAGGCGAGCGTCGCTTCTCTGCCGCGGTGCGTTTCCCGCCGGAGTTTCGCAACAATGCCGACAAGATCGCGCAGATCCTCGTGCGCTCTCCCAACGGTGCGCTGATCCCGCTCAAGGATCTCGCCACGATCGAGGTGCGCGAGGGACCCGCCCAGGTGAGCCGCGAGACGGCCAAGCGGCGCATCGTGGTCGGGGCCAACGTGCATGGGCGCGACCTGGGCGGTTTCGTGGCCGAACTGCAGAAGGCTGCGGAGGAGAAGATCGCGCTTCCCGAAGGCTATTACTTCTCGTGGGGCGGCCAGTTCGAGAATCTGCAGCGCGCGAGCCAGCGGCTCATGATCATCATCCCGATCACCATCGCCGCGATCTTCTTCCTGCTGTTCCTGCTCTTCAACTCGGTGCGCTACGCTGCGATCATCATTCTGGTGTTGCCGTTCGCGTCGATCGGCGGCATCTTTTCCCTGCTTGGCACCGGTGAGTACCTTTCCGTTCCCGCATCGGTCGGCTTCATCACGCTCTGGGGTATCGCGGTGCTGAACGGTGTCGTGCTCGTGTCCTATATTCGCAATCTGCGCGAGGAAGGACTGGGTACGCGGGCGGCAATCGTGGAGGGCTGCACGCAGCGCCTGCGACCGGTGCTGATGACGGCCACGGTGGCGATGCTGGGGCTGATTCCGTTTCTGTTCGCGACCGGACCGGGTTCCGAAGTGCAGCGGCCGCTGGCCGTGGTGGTGATCGGTGGACTGATCACTTCCACGTTGCTCACGCTGGTGGTGCTGCCGGTCCTCTACCGGATGTTCGAAGAGAAGAAGATCGAGGCCTAG
- a CDS encoding phosphoenolpyruvate--protein phosphotransferase — LTRLLLGLGLRIFSMHPAHLLSVKQQVLKTDLEVCTPISGKMLRADDPERIRELIERLNV; from the coding sequence GCTGACGCGCCTGCTGCTGGGTCTGGGCCTGCGCATCTTCTCGATGCACCCGGCGCATCTCCTCTCCGTCAAGCAGCAGGTGCTGAAGACGGACCTCGAGGTGTGCACGCCGATCTCCGGCAAGATGCTGCGCGCCGACGACCCGGAGCGCATCCGCGAGTTGATCGAGCGCCTGAACGTCTGA
- a CDS encoding P-II family nitrogen regulator, protein MKEIKAVVQPSRVPKIRRAFRHVKDFPGMTVIRVEGCSRSTDAERKSIREELTEFSPKVRIEIVAPDEMVEGILQVLVEVSSTGQRGDGIVWITDAERMIRIADHASSAPE, encoded by the coding sequence ATGAAGGAGATCAAGGCCGTCGTACAGCCGTCCCGGGTGCCCAAGATTCGCCGCGCGTTTCGGCACGTGAAGGATTTTCCGGGCATGACCGTCATCAGGGTGGAGGGCTGCAGTCGTTCGACCGACGCCGAACGCAAGAGCATCCGCGAAGAACTCACCGAGTTCAGCCCGAAGGTGCGCATCGAGATCGTGGCTCCGGACGAAATGGTCGAGGGCATACTGCAGGTGCTGGTCGAGGTGTCCTCGACCGGTCAGCGCGGCGATGGCATCGTGTGGATCACGGACGCCGAGCGCATGATCCGCATCGCGGATCACGCGAGCAGCGCGCCCGAATGA
- a CDS encoding glutamate-5-semialdehyde dehydrogenase — MDVQTYMQGVGKAARAAGRAMAKADTRAKNGALLAMAEAIVRDEQRLLAANAEDVAAAQARGLEPALIDRLTLSATGVHGMAEGLRQIAALPDPIGEITHLSFRPSGIQVGRMRVPLGVVGIIYEARPNVTADAAGLCLKAGNATILRGGSEAIRSNQAIAACVHGGLLAAGLPQTAVQVIETTDRAAVGELLRMDDCVDVIVPRGGKGLVERVMAESRIPMIKHLDGVCHVYIDDHADMDKAVRIADNAKTQRYGTCNTMETLLVHRRIAPIVLPRLAAIYLAKGVELRGCDTAQGLVPEMKPATEDDWYAEYLAPILAVRIVNDLDQAIDHITRYGSRHTDAIVTEDLGRARRFLREVDSSSVMVNASTRFADGFEYGLGAEIGISTDKIHARGPVGLEGLTSLKFVVLGDGEIRQ, encoded by the coding sequence ATGGATGTGCAGACCTACATGCAGGGCGTCGGCAAGGCGGCACGGGCGGCCGGCCGTGCCATGGCGAAAGCGGACACGCGCGCCAAGAACGGCGCGCTGCTCGCCATGGCCGAGGCCATCGTCCGCGACGAGCAGCGGCTGCTCGCTGCCAACGCCGAGGACGTCGCCGCCGCGCAGGCCCGCGGGCTGGAGCCCGCGCTCATCGACCGCCTCACGCTGTCGGCCACAGGCGTGCACGGCATGGCCGAGGGCTTGCGGCAGATCGCCGCCCTGCCCGATCCGATCGGCGAAATCACGCACCTGAGCTTCCGCCCGTCCGGCATCCAGGTCGGTCGCATGCGCGTGCCGCTGGGGGTCGTCGGCATCATCTACGAGGCGCGCCCGAACGTGACCGCGGATGCAGCCGGGCTCTGCCTCAAGGCAGGCAACGCCACCATTCTGCGCGGGGGATCGGAAGCGATCCGCTCGAACCAGGCAATCGCGGCCTGCGTGCACGGGGGCCTGCTGGCAGCGGGCCTGCCGCAGACTGCGGTGCAGGTGATCGAGACCACGGACCGGGCGGCGGTCGGCGAACTGCTGCGCATGGACGATTGTGTAGACGTGATCGTGCCGCGCGGCGGCAAGGGACTGGTCGAGCGCGTCATGGCGGAGTCGCGCATCCCGATGATCAAGCACCTGGACGGCGTGTGCCATGTCTACATCGACGATCACGCGGACATGGACAAGGCGGTGCGCATCGCCGACAACGCGAAGACGCAGCGCTACGGCACCTGCAACACGATGGAGACGCTCCTCGTCCACCGCCGCATCGCCCCCATCGTGCTGCCGCGGCTGGCCGCCATCTACCTCGCCAAGGGAGTCGAGTTGCGGGGCTGTGACACCGCGCAGGGGCTCGTGCCGGAGATGAAGCCGGCGACGGAGGACGACTGGTACGCCGAGTATCTCGCGCCGATCCTCGCCGTGCGCATAGTGAACGACCTCGATCAGGCGATCGACCACATCACGCGGTATGGCTCGCGCCACACCGACGCGATCGTCACCGAGGACCTGGGACGCGCCCGCCGCTTCCTGCGCGAAGTGGATTCGAGCTCGGTGATGGTGAACGCCTCGACCCGCTTCGCCGACGGCTTCGAGTACGGCCTCGGCGCCGAGATCGGCATCTCCACCGACAAGATCCACGCGCGTGGTCCGGTCGGGCTCGAAGGGCTGACGTCGCTCAAGTTCGTCGTCCTCGGCGACGGCGAGATCAGGCAGTAG